From Magnolia sinica isolate HGM2019 unplaced genomic scaffold, MsV1 ctg50, whole genome shotgun sequence:
ATTTTTGGTTAGTGAGGTTAACATAGATGAGTGTATATAtatgacacccagatccatagctcaattggcagactgagtggagatacctcctttcaacacttgaggtcttggtatcgacccctagtgggggtggctaacatggagtgtgtgtactgacatgcgtgtgtacttacaagccaacgcccaaaaaaaaaataaaaaaagatgagTATATatgtttgaagggttggatgtcataacAATACCACGTGAGCCCTACAAATTTctactttattattttttatagaaaaataatgCATGAAGGTACTTAGTACCTTCCCTTACTCAGGTTGCACTatccatgtattttttatttgTGTAGAGTAATTCTTTGGTAAATATTGGAATCATGAAgatattttctggaaaaaaatgtcaaaaacaaaattttaacaaGAACCTTAACTCCAAAATTCCTCCAAAAATGCTGATTTTTGCAAATAATGCCTTACAATTTGAATTTATGAGGCAGTGATTCTTAGAAAAAAGTAGTACTAAATTATCCTCAtatgcttttttatttaaaaagtaaTAAGTTTGAGAATTCTAGGCCCACTTGGTATGTATATGACTTCCAACCCCAAcatatgcaccccaccatgatgatcaattgAACAAATTAAAAAATCCAGTTGATGATCAAATCATTAGATGGGCTACATGTGAATTCTAATGTTTTTGGCAATgtatattattttctatggtatggcccatcttttGGTAAgaactgataaaaaaaaaaataaaaataaataaataaatccaatcttctaatcttcatgatacGATTTATCTATTGGACGGGTTGAATGTCATACAAGTATACATGAGCCCCATGAATCTTGGCTTCCAACCCCAAcatatagaccccaccatgatgatcaattgAACAAATTAAAAAATCCAGTTGATGATCAAATCATTAGATGGGCTACATGTGAATTCTAATGTTTTTGGCAATgtatattattttctatggtatggcccatcttttGGTAAGaactgataaaaaaaaataaaaataaataaataaatccaatcttctaatcttcatgatacGATTTATCTATTGGACGGGTTGAATGTCATACAAGTATACATGAGCCCCACGAATCTTGGCTTCCAACCCCAAcatatagaccccaccatgatgatcaattgAACAAATTAAAAAATCCAGTTGATGATCAAATCATTAGATGGGCTACATGTGAATTCTAATGTTTTTGGCAATgtatattattttctatggtatggcccatcttttGGTAAGAActgataaaaaaattaaaataaatccaaTCTTCTAATCTTTATGATACGGTTTATCTATTGGACGGGTTGAATGTCATACAAGTATACATGAGCCCCACGAATCTTGGCTTTATcactttaaaagaagaagaaccaATGAGCACAAATTTGTTATTTCATCCTTCGAAAGAAACTTCACTGAGTTTTTAATCTTTAGGGgcataatttcaaaaaattggaACTCCCGAAGAATTTTGTAGTAAATTTTGGTAAAATTGGGCATCCTGCACCACGTAGCAACCTGCTTGAAaacccttatttttattttaaattgttGGCTAGACCAAGTGATTTGTGACTAGTCTGTGACTTAGCTAACCCTTACTCTGACCAAGTTGGGATTCAGGCCCATCCCACAAGTGAGTTGCTCagtgactcagctcaaaatctcaCTGCTAAGCGTTAACTGGGCTGCGTTTTGAGTCCATGCAGTGAGTTTTAGAACCATGATCCAAATCATTGTTAAATTGGACTTTCAAGAGGGACCCAGGTCAAGTTTGGCCTGAATTTCGAACTATTTGAACCGATttattcaaaaatttgaattttcttggatgggcctggcccattgacatccCTTCCAGTCAATCCATCTACTAAGAACCAACATGGATTACCCACCTTTCACCACTTTTCTTATATTTGACCTCGTACTTGACCATTAGCTAGGGCTGGCTAGGCTCGGGCttgacaaaatcaaaattttaaattggtCGAGCCCGTCAGGCCTGGcccgaacagttcaaaatccaggccgaaGCAAACCCCATGCCCaccccgttgacagccctaccatTAGCAATTTTCATTTCTACCGTGTCTTTGAGTCTCATCCATGGTGCTATTCAATAGGTGtaccttcctcttttttttttttttcttttatatatatatatatatatatatatatatatatatatatatataaaagtagcTCGGTGGACCTGGTTCAAAAAATCACTTTAGAATATGAATTGGGCGGTTTTTTGGTTACTCCTGTGATTTAAGGTCCAAGCATAAAGCTGTGGCATGGCCTGGGGTTGGCTTTGGCGTGGATTTTGAACTTTTCAGGCCAGGCTTATTGAAATTTTAGTTTTGCctggcccaagcccagcccatcgATAGCCCTATGCAGGCCTGCTCAATGCATCAGAGTGGGCCTTTTCATTGTCTTGAACCAGATTTCTTCATCATCGCCATCTAAGCTAATCCCAACAAATTAGTGTCTGCTAAATTAGTAGAAAGTTTGCAAAACATAGGCTCAGGTGGGTGGAACTCATTTAATAATCAGGATACAAAATTTGGGCAACACCTACCAATGAGCCTCAATGCTAGTCCGTGAGCCCAAACCGTATTGGGCCAGGACTCAAAAGCAAACCCTGCTAGCCGCGGGGACATCTCGTTTCTCTAACAATCAAGATCGATTGGACGTAACGAAAAAATCCATTTCCATCACCACATAAAAATGTAATGCATCATGTGGCTGTATTCACGCACATGTGATGCATCATGTGGCTAGGAGGCAACAAAAAAAGCCCCTTTTCTATTGCCACaaataaaaatgaaatgcatCATGTGGCTCTGTCCGTGCACGTGTGACACATCATTAGCCTTGCTTGTCCACATTATGTAAACATTTGCCGGGGAAACATCACTTTTCTACCTTTTCTAGAACTTATTATCTCATTTGAATACTACCAAATAAGTGGAGCTTTTTAAACTTAtgtaagttaataagttacttttcttagttaacttagtttgattattaaacttaaataagtaacttttaataaaaacataatttatttttttcaatcttttttaaatttctaagGTAActtgttttctttcatttttgttaGTGACACAACaacttgaaaaattttaaaaggaAATATGCTCTTTCCGGCCATGAATCCCTCCATGAGATTGGAACCATTCATCAACATGATGAACAATAATATAGATAgtgagcctcacatgatggatgaccaacatcaaatatAGGCCCTACATAATAGATGATGAACATTAAAGGTTAGCCACCAATGATGAATAGCATgcatccaaggtgagccctgtATGATGAActacccacatcaaaggtggggcccacgtaatgaacagtccacatcaaaggctgATGGACAGTAGATGTAAGGTGGACCAATTATACTTGAGAGATCAATACTTATGATCGGAGCTGGGCATAGAATCAAATTGGaccaagttagggttgacccaactttatccggttttgaaatacgcctgactcgaacttgacccaactcggtaccgagtccagcgtACCTAACCCAATCTAAGTCTAGGTTTGGCATGGACTAATCCAGACTGAGACCGACCCGGTCACAAGTATCGAGTCGGGTTGGGTGTAGCGGGTATCCACGGGTTGAAATCACAACCCAAAACCTATATTCACTTGCCAAaattgcaacctctccatcagctacaagGCATCTCAAATTTGAAAACATCATACctgagttatttatttatttatttaaatatgttATACAAGtcgagtttcggatcgagtcgagtcagtactAAGTTGGATtacgggttgggtcgggtcgagtcgagtAACTGGGtcactcaaactcaactcgatttGAGTTCCGATTAGAGGAAGTCTACTCGATTAAAATCGACTCACCACTGGGTTTAAATTGAGTTGGATCCAATGAGTCGGATGAGTCAAGTTTGCCAAGTCGAGTTGTctcgtgcccagctctacttatGATGTTAGAAACCAAACACACTTTTCTACTTGTTCGGATGATAAGTATGTTATTATCTCCTTACGTAGAAATATGGCCGTGTAAGTAGATTATCTAAGGTAACTTAGGATCCAGGCCTTATTGTTTTAGGGACTTCAATCTCACAAAACGAGCCTAtaaaaggaagaaattaagagGGAAAAGGAGAGGAGAAAATGGAGGAAGGGAAGAACAAGAAGCACTTCATTCTAGTTCATGGTGCTTGTCATGGAGCATGGTGTTGGTACAAGGTGGCCACACTACTAACATCCACAGGCAACCAAGTCACGGCTTTGGATCTTGGAGCTTCAGCCACCAATCCGAAAAAGCTCAAGGACGAGGTATGCAAGTTTTCTGACTACTCTCAGCCGCTGCTGGACGTCATGGCCTCTCTTCCTCCACAACAAAAagtgattctggtgggccacagcctTGGAGGTTTAACCCTGGCTCTAGCCAT
This genomic window contains:
- the LOC131236377 gene encoding methylesterase 2-like, whose amino-acid sequence is MEEGKNKKHFILVHGACHGAWCWYKVATLLTSTGNQVTALDLGASATNPKKLKDEVCKFSDYSQPLLDVMASLPPQQKVILVGHSLGGLTLALAMDKYPEKVSAAVFVTALMPDSSNSPSFVLDKHYEQTSLDLLMNCKLDLNNGQGEPSTILFAPGSCRKGAISSPLQR